The DNA region GAGGACCGAAGACTAATGAAAGAAACAATCCAAGCGATGGAATAATGGGCGCAACGTCATCCCTGCCAGCATGTCCCTGTCCGCGTAATCTTCTAGGCCGCAGTGGCAgccgcggcagcggcagtgAATGGCATTGGCGCTTTTCCATCCCGTGCCGGCGCGCCCGTAAGGCTCAGCGTTGTCACCTGCAAGCTGTAagagtacctaggtacctacctacctacgaAGTACCTAGGTGgccaggtaggtaggttaggCGGCCTGTGAGCCTACCTTACCAACTTTGGTACCCAAGGGGAGCGTTGCTCACTGAAACCCCACGGCCCACGGGTCTCGCCCAACGACGTAATTTGGCGGGGCACACCGCGAAAACATAAATCCACCCAAAATTAATGCTGAGGTGGGCTGCCGCAGTCGCCGCTTGCTTGGCCAgtcaacaccaccaccaagtCCCGGTCGATTCCTTGTGATTCTTGCTCTCTCCGAATCACTTTTGCACCTTTATCTCTACCCTCAACATCCCGCCATCTTCCTGCAGAGGACTTTTCATACCTCTTTCTTTTCATCCTACAACCAGCAACCGACCTATTTGCGCCCCTAGCTAGATTTCCATCCACCTGATACCCCTCAATACGCTTGCGACCATGGTTGTCGATACGGCATACTATGACATTCTCGGTGTCCAGCCCACCGCCACCGATATCGAAATCAAAAAAGCTTACCGAAAGTTGGCTATTGTCCACCACCCGGGTAAGTCAAGTCGCACAAAGTTCATGCTGAGCATTCTCCGCGAGCACCCTTTCTGACATCATGGACCAGACAAGAACCCAAACGACCCCTCGGCCCACGAAAAGTTCCAGGAGATCGGTGAAGCCTACCAAGTCCTTTCCGACAAGGACCTCCGCGCCGCCTACGACAAGTATGGAAAGGACAGCGCCAAGCCCTCCGAGGGCTTTGCCGACCCCGCCGAGTTCTTCACATCCATCTTTGGCGGTGACGCCTTTGTCGACTGGATCGGCGAGATTAGTTTGATGAAGGACCTGACGGCCACCATGGATATCACGATGcaagagggcgaggaaggtgccgatggcgaagaagctgccgacggcgagtTCCCGGGTACtgaggaggccaagaaggagagCGCCaaagccgctgccgccgccgatgcagAGAAGACTGGCGCGACCGCCCCCGCCGGGTCCTCCACAGCCcccccgcccgccgtcgtcgtcgaagacgagaagGAGATCCTCAAGGCACGCGATGCAGCCGAAGCTGCCGCTTCAGCGTCGGGTGACGCCAACAAAACCAACACGCCCCCTCCCTACGCGGCCAGCGCGCCTCCCCCTTACGATGCCAAGGCGAGGACACCATCGCCGAGCCCGTCCGGCACATCGAAGCGTCACCAGATTCCTCTCCGTCCTGCCCTGATGGACAGGCCCTCGGATGAAGTTGGAGTGGGCGCCGAGTCGGAGGAGTCGCTGCGtaaaaaggagaagaagaagggcaatCTTACAAAGGAGCAGCGCGATCAGCTCGCCGCCTACGACAAGGAGCGTGCCCGTGTGCGACAGGAGCGTGTCGACACGCTCGCCCGCAAGCTGCTCGACAGGATAAGCGTGTGGACCGAGACGGACAAGGGTGCCGACGTCACCAAGTCCTTCCAGGAAAAGACGCGTCTCGAGGTGGAGAACATGAAGATGGAATCATTCGGCCTAGACATCCTGCACGCCATCGGCCAGACCTACCTCGCCAAGGCGACGGCCCTGCTGCGGAGCCAGAAattcctcggcatcggcggcttCTTCAGCCGCGTCAAGGACAAGGGCACCATCGTGAAGGAGACGTGGAACACAATCAGCTCTGCCATCGACGCGCAGCAGACCATCGAGGAGATGGCACGCatggaggagaagggtgGCGAGGAGTGGTCCGATGAGCGCAAGGCTGAGTACGAACGTCGCGTCACGGGCAAGATCCTCACGGCCGCATGGCGCGGCTCCAAGTTTGAGATCCAGAGCGTGTTGCGCGAGGTGTGTGACTCTGTTCTCAACGACAAGAAGGTTCCCCTGGCCAAGAGACTAGAGCGCGCCGAGGCGCTGGTCATCATCGGTGACATTTTTTCCAAGGTACGTACTCGCCGGTTCCGAGCCGTCAGTCTGTTGATACTAACCCGACGCCGCAGGCCCAACGATcccccgaggaggagggagactATCTCGTCTTCGAGCaactcgtcgccgaggcagccatcaagaaggacaaggagtcgaagaagaagggcaagaagaacgccgccgcggccgaggtcgccgaggacgcgccCAACGTGCCCAAGCCCGAAAAGTCGTAGAGCGGCGCGTCTGCGCCGAGACGGGCAAGGCGGAGGGAGACGGACGGGACAAAGTAGTTGTGCACGAACGAGATACCATACGCCGTTTCTGGCCTTGAATTCTCCTCTGGGGTCAGGTcgaggggggaagggggccgGTTCGGGCCCGTTTACGAAGCACTTTTTTAGTCTTACCACTTGGAAGAGCGATAGATGGACATTTAtcattttttttttcctccATTTTTTGTTTTTATTCTCCCTTGTTTCCGGGGAGGCTGGCTTGACGGGTGCTCGTCGGGGCGGTCGGGCAAAAACAGAACCCCTCCACTTGCTCTTCTCACTTGGGGCAAACTTTTGGTAACTGATCACCATCAGTGCATACAAGGTATTGCTTCTAATCCGCCCCTTGGGTGCTTTCGTGCTAAGAGAGCTTTCATGCTAGGGGATGAATCCTTTCGTGTCTCCTGGTCCGCTGTCGACAAGTAGTTTCCCGTGTCTGGCCGCGATGCTCAGCGGAGCGAGACGCTAACGGTCCCATCTGGATGGTTGCTGCTCGTGGTCTGTTTGTGTCGCCATAACAATGGCCTCGGGAATTCTCTCTGTCAGCTGCTGTCTGTATGCTGAACCCCAGCGTGGGGgaccttcttctttttgcccTTTTGTGTGGCGGAGGACGGGCCCCCCTTCTTCTGAGAATATTTCAGTCAAGGGCCCGACATTTGACGGCCGCGATGAGAGGATCCACGGTTCCAGGTTCGCCACGAGTTACGGGTCGGTCATTGAAACGCCCATGGCCTCTTTAGTGGtggcttctcctccttgtcaCCTACACGGGCGGGAGCCAATACAGACGCCAGGCGGGTTCGGTATCAAAGGAGCGCTTTGCTTAAGgacgagagggggggggggggcagagggagagggagcgGTGAAGTATCCTCATTTAAAATCGGGTGCTTAGCCCGTGGGGACGACGTTCGAGGGGAGGCGGGTGATGTTTTACTCAGTCCCCGGTCTACGTCCGTTCGCGATCCGGACAGGACCgagccggggccggggaCTACCGCTAAACCGCACGGGACCGAGTGTAGATAATGTGTAACGGGACGTTGACGATGATGTTGAACTTGCACCGTCGTCCGCACCCCGGGCGTCTGGCATGTTCCTGGCGACGCGCCCCACCGCCCCTTCCTGTTGCTCGGTTGGTGATCCTTGGGTTCAAAGACAACGCGCGTCACACATCGCCTTGTTGGCTAAGTGGTATAGCGTCTCACTAGTACCCTAGTGACATGAGAAGATCGGCGGTTCGATTCCGCCACGAGGCACATGTTACAAGACCATCTTAATGATGAGCTTCTACTTTTTTCTCCCTTTTGCAGGATTGGTCGTCGTTCTGTTTGTATCCTGTACTTTTCATTCTCACACTCAATCCGAGGGAGTCTATGTCTTTTTTGACAACTCGTTTGTTGTCCAGGATCCAGAcagggaggaagagggtaGCTAGGTGGGTTGCAACCACCGGCCCTGATGTGATACATACACACGTCGTGGCTGCATGGCTCAGCGGCTTCTAGTCAAAGACCATGTCCCAACATGAATAGCTTCGTAGGGTTGGTTTGCGACAGCCGCGATTATCCGTGATCGTTGGCTGACTTGCTGGAGACCCTATTCCGTCCATCCCTGGTTTGAATTCGACTGAGACCACGACCCCCGTCTacatctccatctctcctTTCGCCAGGCCAAAAGACCCGTCTCCCTAGACCTCGGCCCCTCCCTTGTCCGCAGCCGACGCCCGAGCAAAAGGGAAACACAGATAGGGGGTTTCGCCCGGCGGGGGACGAGGGTAGTGTTCCGCTTGCCCCGTTCACTTGCTCGACAAGCGAGCGAAACCGTCGAGTGGCTGGCGCCAGCCAGGTGAGTTTCCGAAGTTGACAATAGCAAGGACGCACACGGCTTAGATCATCGCCAGCTCTCGGCTGGCCTGTATTCACTTGATTTGGTAAAGTACAAATCGGGCTGCCCATCAACCTCCAccggccccccctccttctcctcccttctccatctcctttCTGTCTCGTTTTTTTCGTGCTCCGCTCGCGTTGCTGCAGAGTTCAACAACATATGCCCAGACCGACCaggcgcggccgaggcgcccATAGAGGATCCATCCAGCCGCCCAATATGTTCCGTTTGTTTGTATGTAAAGTGCTTTGGGGTATCTGTTGGTACACAAAAATAGTGCGACAAAGGAAATTGAGTGAAAAAAGACTAGAGCAGTGTGTGCAggccccctccccaaactctttttttttcctgtccgaaaaggggaggggacgatgcctcgccgatgatgggtttgcctcccccttctccctcgaAGGCCCGATGATGACACAAAAGAGAAAACGCCGTGGTTCCGACTGATCCTAACCCGAGTTTGTTCCCCGTGCCATgcgaaaaaaaaagaaaaaaaaagaagcaAACAGGGTTGTTAAGCAAAAATGAAAATGGGTGCATTCCGTGAGTGGTGATGTCGTGCGATACCGCCGCAACATCCAGGTCGCGGCAAGAGAACCTGTCTGCTGAAGAGATTATGTCGTATGTGACGGTGTTTCGTCGGGCCGTCAGCCACTGTCCGCAGGCAACTCGATGCCACTATCACGGTCCTGTGGCTGCGGCTCTTTGCTCCACTGCGGCGAAAGACTTCTCGGCGAGTCCATTGGACTGCTCGGTAACGAGACCGAGAACTCGTTCCTTGGCCCCCGCCCATCATCCTCATTCTCCTCCAGATATGCCGGGCGAAGGACCCGGGGGGGTAGCTCCACGTCACTGGGGCGGACGTTGTACTCGAGCgccttcttgccctccttgatGAGCTCCTCGGTCCAGTTCAAGCATCTCTTGATGCTCTGGTTGATCTTCTGGCTGTCGACAAGCAACTCCCTGTGCTTGGAAAGATCCAGCCGCAGGCGTTTCTCGTCCCGAGTACGACGCCGTTCGTCCCGGTCGGTGTCCATTTTGGGACTGGTAGGCGACGTCGAATCTGTCTCGGACAGCTCGGACGACTCAAACATCGATTCGTCCATGTCGCCCAAGTCGTCttccgcctcgtcctcgctaAGGTCCGACAAGTCCAGGCCATCGATGCCGAGGCCCGCGGGCTTGGTTTCGGAAGGCACGCGGCTGGATGTAGCCGAGGGAGGAACTGACAGACGCCCAGATCGGGACAGCCTTTTGTACCTCCTCAGTTCTGCCGTCTGTTTCCGCAGCTGCCTTTCCAAAGACCGGTTGATGGCCTCCAAAGAAGCGTTGGTGATCTCCAAATCCTGCACCTTGCGCTCTCTTCTCGCATTAAGGACCATGTCGTTTAGCGGATCGCCGTGTGATGATTTGGTCGGGCTGTGGAGATCGTCCAGATCCTTTGACTCGTCAGCCgagtcctcctcgtcgtcctcctccaaATCATCGGCTGCCTGTATTATTGAAGCAATCGTAATGGGTTGTTGGGCAAAGAAGCTCTGTGCTGTCGGTGAAGCCATCTCGGAGGGGGTCGACGTTTGCGAAGCCATGAACCTAGACATGATCATGGCGTCCGTGGCTGGGACCTCTGATCCGGCATGGCTGGCAACCTGCGAAAGGGCATCGATACTCGTCCGACGTTTGTGAGATAGCGGtgcgagcggcggcggactcGTCATCTGAGCTCGGCCGCCAGCAAGGGGAGGTACGCCGTTGCTTTTGAGCAGCGGCGCAGACGTCGGGAGTTGTGCTGGCCTATTTGGTGAAAGGGGTCGCTGTGCCATCGAGAAGCCTCCGGCCGAGCCTGCTGATGTCCTATGCAGCTtgcccgagcccgaggcgACGGAACCGGTGCCCGATGCAGCAGACGAGGGCCGGAAGCCGGGTTGCAGATTGGGGGCGCCATTTGCGTAAAAGAACTTGCTCGGTGGCGGGTCCGGGGCCGGGGCAAGAGGCGAGGAGAGAGATGGTGCAAGCGAAGGTGCCAGCGAGGGTGCCAGCACTGGTGTGAAACCCAGGCCAGGGGAGGTTGGCCTGCTCTTCTCGATGGTACTGCCATTGGCGTACATGAAAGTCGAGCCTCGCTGGGCGGGAGGTAGAGGTTTTGATTGGGCCTTTGGCTGGGGAGCAGCGGGCTGGGGGGGCTTTGCCTCGCTGGCGTAGAAGAACTTGGAGTCGGGCGCATCGTTCCGACTGCTGACACTGGAGGGCGGGCTGAAGGTGACAACCTGGCGCCTAGGGGGCTCGAGTGTAGAGGGTTGGTGCTCCCAGTCGTTTCTTTCCGTGTTCGGAGTGCCGTTCGGGGTCGTGTTAGCACTGTTGACACGGCTCTGGCGACTTCCCGAACGAGGGGTGATGTTCGTAGCGGCGAGAAAGGGGGCCGGGGTATTCAGATCGTCcctggcggcgccgacggctgTATgggagtggtggtggttggtATTGTTATTACTGGAGGGATCGTTTCGGCGACGGCCCAAGGGCGTCACGACGGGGGAGGGTTTCGCAGCGACTTTCGGGGTCAGGGGAGTGCGGCCCATTGCCTTTGCGCTGAGAGAAGGCATGGCGGGCTggcgggtggtggtgctgccCCCTTTCTCGTAAGGGGGCATTgtgggcgtcgaggaagcgGAAGCGGACGCTGAGGATGAGGGTGACGGGGTGGGCGACGGCTTCGCTCGCGCGGCGTTGGTAGGACAAGAGGGGCTCAGGACATTTTGGTCTCGTGTGCGGAGGGGAGTGCGCAGGCTAGAGGACAGGGCGGGCTGCCGACGTGTCGAGGCAGCGGAGGAGATTGGGGGCTGCGGCGGTGGTGTAGACGTTGATGTCGGTGTCGAGGCCGCGGGAGGTGAAGGTGACGATGTTGTTGTGTTTGGGTgggagttggaggaggaggtgtctgtggttgtggttgtttTGGTGGTGGCAGCTGTGATGCGTCCGGGCCCGGTTATCGTTGGTGGGCCACTGgcagcaacggcggcggtcaGTGGTGTGGTGGGAGAATGACTAGGGagatcagcagcagcaggctcgGTGGTATTAGACGAAATGGGATTATTTGTGGTCCGAGGAGACTGGGCCGCTACGGACTTGCGACTGGCGAAGGGCGtgggcgacgaagaagaagaagatgctgttgctgccgctgctgctgttgctctTGGAGTCGGAGAGGGTGCTGATGAGCGCTGCGATATTGATGTCAATGTCGATGTGGCCTGCGCCCGGTGAGCAGACGCGACGGGGTTGTTGCGGGTGGCGGGCGAGATGGATGGCCTGATGTTTCTCCCTGGTCGGGACGAGTCGGGcggatgctgctgctgctgctgctgccgcttgGGTTGGTGCTGCTTGGGTTGTTGTTTCTGCTGGAGTAGATGTTTTGGGTGGTGCGGCTTGGTCTGCTGGGGGTGTgttctgctgctggcgctgctgcGAATATGCGGCGGTGGTTTCGACGTTAGATCATGTCTTGGTGACGAAGTCGAAGCATTGTTGTTTCTGCTAATGTTGCTACAGCTGCTGGtgccgctgtcgctgccgccTCCAACACCCCCGACGGAGGTGAGCGAGCGCATTTTGGGGGAGGAGTGCCGCTGCCACTGCCCCAGTGCAGGCGGCCACAGGTGCTATGGTGTCGGAGGGGGGTAAATGGGGGAAAAGAGGTGGAAGTACCTAGCCCAGGCGTACCGCAGCTGCGAGGTGGTGGCGCGAGGACTGGTACTTGTGTGTGCCGCATTGGACGAAACCGGGTTCCCCTGGCTGTCGCTGGCCGTCCCCTGACCGTGGCTGTCTCTGGCAGCGTGTCACTGCCCggattctctctctctctctctctctctctctctctccctacCAAGAGCCCTGGACACCAACTCTGGAAATAGTATCCGTAAGCTTGCCCTTGTGCAAGGCCAATTTCCAAGTTTCACCCACCGGCcacggtggtggtggggggtTTGGGAGGGTCGTCCCGGGATTTCTGAGAGTGACGAGGGTTGTAGGAGAGCCTGCAATTCCGGCTTGGGACACGATACGGGACGTCGAATGTCGCTACAGTATGTCTagcttccccttcccccgccaactcgtcgccggcggtgaGGACGGTTGGGCTCGGTGAAGGATGAAGAGATCTGTCTCGTGCCTGTGTCTATCGATTTTTTCTCGGACGGGTGGGACGGGTCTCTCACAGAAGAAAAGTTGGCTCCTCTCTGTGTAAAACGTCGACTGCAGTTGAAACAATGCAACAGTGACCAGCTGGTACATGTGTGAGACATATGCCGCCGGGTGGTCTGCACGTACAACGAGATAAAATAAATACGAGATGGCAGACACGTCTCAACTCGCAAGCGTCCTAGAAGATAAAATCAAGACGCGGTATGGAtggaggagaaagagggaagGGAAACTGGACAGGAGGCAGACAGTCCACGATGTCAGAACAAAAAAGTAGTGCAAGCATGCAAAATGACATCGCTGGGCTCTCTGGAGACGATGTGTGCCTCTCTTCACCCGTGCAATTGGACCAGCTAATCAACCAAAGTGCGATCCGCGGTCCTATTCTATTTTGCTTCAATTTTGTGTGTGCgtcgctcgtcgtcggccaccGTCGGCCACCGTCAGTCATCTCAATCGTCTTGTCCGCTTTCGCCATGTCGCGTTTCTCCATCTCTCATCTCGATTGGCATTTGTTTATTCATGCGTTGGCTGCCTGCCTCTGGACGTGAACCTGCACAGTAAAGTAAGAAACCCACTCTGCCTCGGCACCCAATCCTAGCCAACAGGAAGAACGGGACTGCGGTCTTGCGGCTCGGCTGCTGTGAGTGGTTGATCCAGTCGTGCAGTAGCGGGGGGCTGCCGGTGGTGACATGTCGGTGTTGTGTCTGCCTCTCtcaattttttttttcttctttccgCCCTATTTTTGTTTTGGTCCCTGGGGTCCGTTGTTTTTCCCGGGTGTCTGGCTGGTTGCCCGGCTCGAACAACTAGCGCGCTTCAGTACGTACTTCTTGCTTCTCTCTCGGTTCTTTCCTACCTGCCTACTtcaggtacctaggtacctagttTTGGAGGGACTTTTCCATAGCACCCTGTCAGTGAATCATTCCTCCAAATCCTTCAACGCTCCCTTCTAGCGCGTCATTCCGCCCGCCCTCAAACCCCGCCAGTGAACCCCGTGCACCCCCTGCAGTTGAGTTGAGCCAGCTGCCGGAAAAAGCTGACAAAGAATCCCATCTCTCACTCCCAGAGCCAACAGCCTCGACATCTTCGAGATACATACAAGCTTCACCTCACGACATCGTTATTCTCCCGAGTGCAcccatcgccatcaccaccacctcctccttctcaacGGCCAAAACGGCCACCACCCGCCCGCGCCATGGGCTACATCGGCGTCTCCCTCATCCTCGCCTCTGTTGTCTGGGTCATCGTCGCGCCCCCGCCATGGATACACCCCTTCATGCCGCCCTTCCTCCTGGCGTGGCAGCACCCAAAGGCCCCGCCCGCTCTGCCGCCCTCGCAAAGACCGAAGTCCGGGCCCCCAACGCCGGGAAGCGATGACTCGACGAAGCAGAACGGCCACGCGCCTGAGCTCCCGAAGGACGAGCACGAGCAGCGACAGCAGCCGCCACCCCGCGATGCCccttcgacgccggcccTCAATGTCCCCGAGGACCATCCCGTTGCCGCACCCTCGTCCCTCAAGACCGTCCATGACCGCGCCTCGATGcctccaccccctcctccgccagtCATCCGCCGCTCGTCCCCGACTCCCGCACCTCCGCCccccatcctcgtcgaccccgaATCTGAAGAGCAAACGACGCCCAAAGCCAAGCCCTACGTctccgcgccgcccgtcCCGTCCTTCAACCTCGAGGAACCCTCCCAagcgccgccaccgtcttTGTTCCCTGCCAGCACCGCCGCAGCCCCGGGCAGAGGAAGCATGCCCCCGCCCCCGGCGCCCTCCTCCAACGTCAacatgatgccgccgccccccgccccccgcgGCCCGGCGGCCCCGCCTCGCCTTGCCGCCTTCCCGGCCCTCAACTCCCCCCAACGCGCACGCGGCCCCGTCCCTAACCGCgcccctccttcctcctcctcccttgGCTCATccctcgcgccgccgcctaccCACTCGGCCAAGGCCCCAAAGCCCACCCGCAAGGTCATCCTAACCCCGGGCCACTCTCCGCTCGACTGGGCGCGCATCTCAGGCCCCAACGCCGACTTGCGCAACCTCCCCGCCGACACCCCCTACCTCAAGGTCACGCCCTCGACCCTCAAGAAGATGACGGGccgcaagggcaaggacgcCTGGATGGCCCTCGGCGGGAGGGTCTACAACATCACCCCCTACCTGCCCTACCACCCGGCTGGCATCCCCGAGCTGCTGAGGGGCGCGGGACGGGACGGCACCAAGCTGTTCGGCGAGATCCACCCCTGGGTCAACTACGAGACCATGCTTTCCGCCTGTCTCGTCGGGCTCttggtcgaggaggacgagggttCCAAGCCGAGCGCgatggacgagatggacTAAAGGTCTTTCCCTTCCATGGTTTCAAGTCAAATATCTTTGTTTACAGATTCCTAGAGGCATGTACGTACATCCTGCGGGAGCAGTAGCCTTTTTTATTACTTTGTTCAACGGCCTGAGCCGCCTGCATGCAGATCCGGatatagagagagagagagagagataccCCCCTACAATAGAAGCAACGCTCAATAGCGAATGCAGTCATACATCATTATCGGTCATCGTCAAGACGGCTACTCCCCCTCAGCGCCTGCGGCCAAACTTGAACTTGAGCTcatcgtcgctgtcgtcaCTATCTGCAACTTCGATGGGCTTCCGGGTCGCTCGAGCTTTCTTCGCCGGGGGCTCCTTGGCCGGCGCGGCTGGCGCCGCCCTCTTTGCCCGCGTTTGTCTCTGCGACTGAGTCTGAGTTGTGTTCTGCGACTGtgttgccgtcgccgccgcgcgggTACTCCTCGCCCGGGGTGCCGGTGTTGGTTCCGGTTCCGGttcgggctcgggctcgggccCCGGTTCAGGCTCAGGCTCAGGCTCCTCATCGGGCATCGCCTgatcctcttcctcctcgctgTCGTCGCTGAGGACGATGCGTTGCTGTCGCGACGCCGGTCGAgaagccggcgacgcggcAGGCTCGGTCGTGTTCGTCCCGCTCTTCTGGATCTCATTACCTTTCTTCTTGCTCTGGCTGTCTTCGAGCCAGTAATCGTCCCCGATGCCGAACTCCTTTGTCTTGACATGTGTCAGGGGCACGATGACCTTCTGTGGTGGACGTCCTGTAAGCTCGCCGCGCGTCCTGAAGCGCTTGAAATTCTTCCGCCCGTTCCACCTTGGATCCCACCTGCTGTTCTCTGCGTCTTGATCGTGACTATTGTTGGCCGTTGGTTGACGGATGGGCATCTCCTCAACAATGTGCAGTCGACGGATTTCGCTCAGGTCTACGTCGTCGGGTAGATTGGCGAGGTCCTCCTTTTCTGCCTTGGCGCGAGCCTCCATTTCCTCACGTTGTTGGCgagcgacgtcgaggacgtcaaTCTCTTTCTTGATCTTCTTCGCTTTGGGCACAGCCTTGGGATCGGGGGCCATCGTAGCCGAGGGGGACTTCTGGCGAGGGACCGCTTCCTCGCCAGCAGCGATCCGTCGGCGTTTCACCGCCGCAGCAGTCGGGATGATATCCTCGATGCTGTCGTCTTGGGCAGCGGGGCGCTTCCTTCGAGTTGATTTATGCGTCATCTCGTTTGATGATTCTGCAATTTCCTCCGGCGGAGGTACTTCTTGGGACACGAACAGCCCTTCCTCCGGTTCGTCGTTTGCTGAGACGTTGGACAGGGCACTTTCAGTCACCGGGGGGGTCAtggcttcctcttcgtcatcatcggcgtcgaATCCCGCAAACCGTCTTG from Colletotrichum higginsianum IMI 349063 chromosome 4, whole genome shotgun sequence includes:
- a CDS encoding DnaJ domain-containing protein — its product is MVVDTAYYDILGVQPTATDIEIKKAYRKLAIVHHPDKNPNDPSAHEKFQEIGEAYQVLSDKDLRAAYDKYGKDSAKPSEGFADPAEFFTSIFGGDAFVDWIGEISLMKDLTATMDITMQEGEEGADGEEAADGEFPGTEEAKKESAKAAAAADAEKTGATAPAGSSTAPPPAVVVEDEKEILKARDAAEAAASASGDANKTNTPPPYAASAPPPYDAKARTPSPSPSGTSKRHQIPLRPALMDRPSDEVGVGAESEESLRKKEKKKGNLTKEQRDQLAAYDKERARVRQERVDTLARKLLDRISVWTETDKGADVTKSFQEKTRLEVENMKMESFGLDILHAIGQTYLAKATALLRSQKFLGIGGFFSRVKDKGTIVKETWNTISSAIDAQQTIEEMARMEEKGGEEWSDERKAEYERRVTGKILTAAWRGSKFEIQSVLREVCDSVLNDKKVPLAKRLERAEALVIIGDIFSKAQRSPEEEGDYLVFEQLVAEAAIKKDKESKKKGKKNAAAAEVAEDAPNVPKPEKS
- a CDS encoding cytoplasm protein yields the protein MGYIGVSLILASVVWVIVAPPPWIHPFMPPFLLAWQHPKAPPALPPSQRPKSGPPTPGSDDSTKQNGHAPELPKDEHEQRQQPPPRDAPSTPALNVPEDHPVAAPSSLKTVHDRASMPPPPPPPVIRRSSPTPAPPPPILVDPESEEQTTPKAKPYVSAPPVPSFNLEEPSQAPPPSLFPASTAAAPGRGSMPPPPAPSSNVNMMPPPPAPRGPAAPPRLAAFPALNSPQRARGPVPNRAPPSSSSLGSSLAPPPTHSAKAPKPTRKVILTPGHSPLDWARISGPNADLRNLPADTPYLKVTPSTLKKMTGRKGKDAWMALGGRVYNITPYLPYHPAGIPELLRGAGRDGTKLFGEIHPWVNYETMLSACLVGLLVEEDEGSKPSAMDEMD